From the genome of Arthrobacter alpinus, one region includes:
- a CDS encoding class I SAM-dependent methyltransferase — MSDHSPSKDFWETHYAGMDASWAPNPNAALKRVVASEAGMPGRALDLGCGHGADALWLAGQGWHVTAVDVSATAVARTTARAYEANLSGRVTAIVTDLGLETPTGTFDLVTASYFHTPLEIDRAAVLHRMADLVSPSGLLLIVDHASVAPWSWNQHGQVFPTPQETLATLELDQSWTSIETAVSSRLAAGPDGETATVLENIIAVRRIT, encoded by the coding sequence ATGAGTGACCATAGTCCTTCCAAGGACTTTTGGGAGACACACTACGCGGGGATGGATGCTAGCTGGGCCCCGAACCCGAATGCCGCACTCAAACGTGTCGTCGCTTCGGAAGCGGGCATGCCAGGAAGGGCTCTTGACCTTGGATGCGGACATGGCGCAGACGCCCTGTGGTTGGCGGGACAGGGATGGCACGTCACCGCAGTCGATGTGTCAGCGACCGCCGTCGCCAGGACCACAGCGCGTGCCTACGAGGCAAACCTTAGCGGGCGAGTCACGGCCATCGTCACTGACTTAGGTCTAGAAACACCTACGGGCACCTTCGATCTCGTCACAGCAAGCTACTTCCACACCCCGCTAGAAATCGACCGCGCGGCAGTACTGCACCGAATGGCGGACCTCGTATCACCGTCGGGCCTACTGCTGATCGTTGACCACGCATCCGTGGCGCCTTGGTCTTGGAACCAGCATGGCCAAGTTTTCCCCACTCCGCAGGAGACGCTGGCGACCCTGGAACTAGACCAGAGCTGGACCTCTATTGAAACAGCAGTTTCTTCCCGCCTCGCAGCGGGACCTGACGGCGAAACCGCAACCGTGCTCGAGAACATTATTGCTGTTCGGCGCATAACGTGA
- a CDS encoding NAD(P)/FAD-dependent oxidoreductase, whose product MNNENWEVIIIGGGSGGLSAALTLVRARRRVLVIDSSSPRNRVSSHMHAVLGHDGKPPLQLLAEGREEVARYGGVVRSGAVVATTAVNGGFSVECSDGETFTARALIIATGLEDQLPEIEGLGELWGSGVAVCPYCDGYEVGDGRIGILATGPGSTFQAQLLRQWSPQIVYLENEVGVPTVEAGSGLAARGIEVVSGAVARVLSSNGQLTGVELTSGAHISLDAIFTAPRFAPRDEPLRKLGADRTEFPWGSFATVDAAGRTSVPGVWAVGNVVDANAGVSVTIGAGALAGGMLNHELILEDIQVAVTAMAEVNE is encoded by the coding sequence ATGAACAACGAAAATTGGGAAGTCATAATTATTGGCGGCGGCAGCGGCGGGCTGAGCGCTGCTCTTACACTGGTCCGGGCGCGGCGACGCGTGCTTGTCATCGATTCCAGCAGTCCCCGCAATCGCGTCTCGAGTCACATGCACGCTGTCTTGGGGCACGATGGAAAACCACCGCTGCAGTTGCTCGCCGAAGGCCGTGAGGAGGTCGCACGCTATGGCGGAGTCGTGCGCTCGGGCGCAGTGGTTGCGACTACGGCTGTCAATGGCGGATTTTCAGTCGAGTGCAGTGATGGTGAGACGTTCACTGCCCGTGCCCTGATCATCGCTACAGGCCTTGAGGATCAGCTTCCCGAGATCGAAGGCCTGGGCGAACTATGGGGCAGCGGGGTAGCGGTCTGCCCGTACTGCGATGGTTACGAAGTCGGTGACGGCCGGATCGGCATCCTCGCCACCGGCCCTGGTAGTACCTTTCAAGCCCAACTGCTCCGACAGTGGTCACCGCAGATCGTTTACTTGGAAAACGAAGTTGGCGTTCCCACAGTCGAGGCTGGGTCCGGACTGGCAGCACGCGGCATCGAGGTCGTCAGTGGTGCAGTCGCCCGCGTCCTTTCATCCAATGGACAGCTCACCGGGGTGGAGCTTACCAGCGGAGCGCATATTTCTCTCGATGCGATTTTCACAGCACCCCGCTTCGCACCTCGCGACGAACCACTTCGTAAACTCGGTGCGGACCGTACCGAGTTCCCGTGGGGCTCTTTTGCCACAGTTGATGCGGCCGGGCGCACCAGCGTGCCAGGTGTGTGGGCCGTCGGTAACGTGGTCGATGCGAACGCCGGCGTGTCCGTAACCATCGGCGCTGGCGCTCTCGCCGGTGGCATGCTCAACCACGAGCTCATCCTCGAAGACATCCAAGTAGCAGTCACTGCCATGGCCGAGGTGAACGAATGA
- a CDS encoding helix-turn-helix domain-containing protein: MAEDVERIMTGIAPTLRDLRTKRRISLTEVAGHLNVSVSTMSRLESGERAPTLDLLIPLARLYGVALDDIVKAPPTGDPRIRPHPVKRHGMIYIPLTKSGGPMQAFKMILPGGKHPAATAQTHDGYEWLYVLSGTLDLQLGNTHTAMDVGEAAEFDTRTPHLISSANEQPVELLGLFSPQGERIHITGP; this comes from the coding sequence ATGGCCGAGGACGTTGAACGCATCATGACCGGGATCGCACCCACGTTGCGAGACCTTCGGACCAAACGCAGAATCAGCTTGACCGAGGTGGCCGGACACCTCAATGTCAGCGTGAGCACCATGTCACGCCTAGAGTCGGGTGAGAGGGCTCCCACTCTTGATCTACTCATCCCGCTCGCTCGCCTCTACGGAGTCGCCCTCGATGACATCGTGAAGGCACCGCCCACGGGAGATCCTCGAATCCGTCCGCACCCCGTAAAGCGCCACGGAATGATCTACATCCCCCTCACGAAATCCGGGGGCCCAATGCAAGCCTTCAAAATGATCCTTCCCGGTGGCAAGCATCCAGCAGCAACCGCACAAACGCACGACGGCTATGAATGGTTGTACGTCCTCTCCGGCACCCTTGACCTGCAATTAGGAAACACCCACACCGCGATGGACGTCGGAGAAGCAGCAGAGTTCGACACAAGAACACCCCACCTCATCTCCAGCGCCAATGAACAACCAGTCGAACTCCTCGGCCTGTTCAGTCCTCAAGGAGAACGAATCCACATCACGGGACCATGA
- a CDS encoding recombinase family protein — MTGLLIGYARVSTNDQDLTAQKNALLALGVSQEQTFTDQGLTGANRARPGLGQALAACRGGDTLVVTKLDRLARSLRDAKDIVDELTRREVKLSIGGSVHDPTDPVGRLLFNVLAMVAEFEADLIRARTREGMAVAKAKGKLRGKQPKLSKAQETHLVSVHRAGTHTTVEIAELFGVARSTVYRAIKRAGDPS, encoded by the coding sequence ATGACTGGACTCCTGATTGGATACGCGCGCGTATCCACCAATGACCAAGACCTCACCGCCCAAAAGAATGCCTTGCTTGCCCTGGGGGTGTCACAGGAGCAAACTTTCACCGACCAGGGCCTCACCGGTGCCAACAGGGCCCGTCCTGGGCTTGGGCAAGCACTGGCAGCCTGCCGGGGCGGGGATACCCTCGTGGTGACCAAGCTCGACCGTCTGGCCCGGTCGCTGCGCGATGCAAAGGACATCGTTGATGAACTCACCCGTCGCGAGGTCAAGCTCAGTATCGGTGGTTCCGTCCATGACCCCACCGATCCCGTGGGCAGGCTCCTTTTCAATGTTCTGGCCATGGTGGCCGAATTTGAGGCAGACCTGATCCGTGCGCGAACCCGTGAGGGCATGGCCGTCGCCAAGGCAAAGGGCAAGCTGCGGGGAAAACAGCCCAAGCTCTCCAAGGCACAGGAAACACACCTGGTCTCTGTTCACCGGGCGGGAACACACACCACCGTTGAGATTGCCGAACTTTTCGGCGTAGCCCGTTCCACCGTCTACCGTGCCATCAAACGAGCAGGCGACCCCTCATAA
- a CDS encoding ABC transporter ATP-binding protein has protein sequence MITAHGLTKAIGQRTLWEGLELTVNNGEMMAIRGPSGSGKSTLLNCLGLLEPLTAGKILVDGADATAFRAGQRRIFRRDTLGYLFQNYALIDNASIQANLAVAGGQLRGLNRAQQQAIYQQALEHVGLDGRAKDRVYELSGGEQQRVALARLLVKKPGLILADEPTGALDEGNTEMVITTLRHMADKGAAILIATHSDHVEERCDTQLTLDALASMV, from the coding sequence ATGATCACAGCACACGGCCTGACCAAAGCCATTGGTCAACGCACCCTCTGGGAGGGATTGGAACTGACCGTCAATAACGGGGAAATGATGGCCATCCGTGGCCCCAGTGGCTCTGGCAAGTCCACGCTTTTGAACTGCCTAGGCCTGTTGGAACCCCTCACAGCAGGGAAGATCCTCGTCGACGGCGCCGACGCCACTGCATTCAGAGCCGGGCAGCGCCGGATCTTCCGACGAGACACCCTCGGATACCTCTTTCAGAACTATGCCCTCATTGACAATGCCAGCATTCAAGCCAACCTCGCTGTGGCAGGCGGACAACTGCGCGGCCTCAACCGAGCACAACAACAGGCCATATACCAGCAGGCACTTGAGCATGTGGGACTCGACGGCCGGGCAAAAGACCGAGTCTACGAGCTCAGCGGCGGCGAGCAACAGCGAGTCGCTCTCGCCCGGCTCCTAGTCAAGAAACCGGGTCTAATCTTGGCTGATGAGCCCACCGGTGCCCTCGATGAGGGCAACACAGAAATGGTCATCACCACCCTGCGCCATATGGCCGACAAGGGAGCCGCAATCCTCATAGCCACCCACAGCGACCACGTCGAAGAACGATGCGACACCCAACTGACCCTCGACGCGCTTGCCTCGATGGTCTAA
- a CDS encoding PDDEXK nuclease domain-containing protein has translation MTSGDLSPLPDDYAQVLASLKDRVREARITAQRRVNTELISLYWGIGQQILAHQDNQGWGAGVIRRLAEDLRTEFPLMKGFSQRNLQYMRTMASAWGPESNVPQLVAQLPWGHIRTILDKAETPQARDWYAAATVEFGWSRNVLLNMMMNRSMERTGTAPSNFTQHLAAADSELAQQVAKDPYAFEFLGLSGEVAERDLEQALMDRIVETLRELGPGFAFVGRQVHMEVDGDDFYIDLLFFHVEQLRYFVIELKTGKFQPEFAGKLNFYVALVDDKLRRQAHAPTVGILICGSKNDHTVRYALGRSTSPMAVAAYTYDQLTTEDRAILPPEEQLTAALDTLPE, from the coding sequence ATGACATCCGGCGACCTTTCCCCTCTTCCCGACGACTATGCCCAGGTGCTGGCTTCGTTGAAGGATCGGGTCCGTGAAGCAAGGATTACTGCCCAGCGCAGAGTCAATACGGAACTCATTAGCCTGTACTGGGGCATTGGGCAGCAAATACTTGCGCATCAAGACAACCAAGGATGGGGTGCCGGCGTCATCCGCCGTTTGGCTGAGGACCTACGCACCGAGTTTCCGCTGATGAAGGGTTTTTCCCAACGCAACCTGCAGTACATGCGGACCATGGCCAGCGCTTGGGGACCTGAGTCAAATGTGCCACAGCTTGTGGCGCAATTGCCGTGGGGACACATCCGCACCATTCTTGACAAGGCAGAAACCCCTCAAGCGCGTGATTGGTATGCCGCCGCCACCGTGGAATTCGGATGGTCCCGCAATGTCCTGCTGAACATGATGATGAACCGGTCCATGGAACGCACGGGGACCGCGCCGTCTAACTTCACGCAGCATTTGGCTGCCGCGGACTCGGAACTGGCACAACAAGTGGCCAAGGACCCTTATGCCTTTGAGTTTCTGGGGCTATCGGGCGAGGTGGCAGAAAGAGACCTGGAACAGGCGCTCATGGACCGTATCGTGGAGACACTGCGGGAATTGGGCCCAGGCTTCGCCTTTGTTGGCCGCCAAGTTCATATGGAAGTGGACGGAGACGACTTTTACATTGATCTCTTGTTCTTCCATGTCGAGCAGCTGCGTTACTTCGTCATCGAACTAAAAACGGGGAAGTTCCAACCCGAATTCGCTGGGAAGCTGAATTTTTATGTCGCGTTGGTCGATGACAAACTACGACGCCAAGCTCACGCGCCGACAGTCGGAATTCTCATCTGCGGTAGCAAGAACGATCACACCGTTCGATACGCCCTTGGACGTTCCACCTCGCCCATGGCTGTGGCCGCTTACACCTATGATCAGCTCACCACCGAGGATCGTGCGATACTCCCACCAGAGGAACAGCTCACCGCGGCCCTCGATACCCTCCCGGAGTGA
- a CDS encoding recombinase family protein — MAALEAEGIPTELIHVDKKSGATTDRPGLTAALAHARAGDVIVVHTLDRLGRTVRDTLNMIHELDQRGVGVRNLADPIRVDSSNPADPMSQLAVVMLALFGQMERTYAVERAAHARSVAAAAGKRTGRPSVVAPDSLEHAVLLRDNGATMGEIVTKTKLSRSTLYRHLPPRQ; from the coding sequence CTGGCCGCGCTAGAGGCCGAAGGCATCCCAACTGAACTAATCCACGTCGATAAGAAGTCTGGGGCCACTACGGACCGCCCTGGGCTTACGGCGGCGCTAGCTCACGCCAGGGCCGGGGATGTCATCGTGGTGCACACACTGGACAGGCTGGGCCGGACGGTACGAGACACCCTGAACATGATTCACGAACTGGACCAGCGCGGCGTAGGTGTCCGCAACCTGGCGGACCCTATCCGGGTTGACTCATCCAATCCAGCGGACCCCATGAGCCAGCTCGCCGTTGTCATGCTGGCCCTGTTCGGACAGATGGAGCGCACTTATGCTGTCGAACGCGCAGCACATGCGCGTTCTGTTGCGGCAGCTGCCGGTAAGAGGACGGGAAGGCCTTCCGTAGTGGCTCCCGACAGCCTGGAACACGCTGTCTTGCTACGGGACAACGGAGCTACCATGGGCGAAATTGTCACCAAAACTAAACTGTCTAGATCAACCCTTTATCGACACTTGCCGCCGCGCCAGTAG
- a CDS encoding plasmid partition protein ParG, whose translation MSSKFSGMSTGRPSVTNAAKAKLLESLKDDTSKEVSRRVNFEVPESKHTKLKINAARKGQSIKEFLTDYIDSLPNE comes from the coding sequence ATGAGTTCAAAATTCTCGGGGATGAGCACCGGCCGCCCCAGCGTCACTAATGCCGCAAAAGCCAAGCTTCTGGAAAGCCTGAAAGACGACACGAGCAAAGAAGTCTCACGCCGGGTCAACTTCGAGGTACCCGAAAGCAAGCACACCAAACTAAAGATCAATGCGGCACGAAAGGGGCAGAGCATCAAGGAGTTTCTTACCGATTACATTGACTCACTGCCTAATGAGTAA
- the parA gene encoding ParA family partition ATPase yields MKVIAVLNQKGGAGKTTLATHLATALRLTGHTVLLIDSDPQGSARDWAAVRDDHPLSVVGMDRPTIERDLKSIAPVDFVIIDGAPQAADLAVSAIKASDFILIPVQPSPYDIWATSDLVELVKQRIEITDGKLQAVFVVSRAITGTNIGKEISGILAGYELPVLETKIHQRVDYPGTAATGSTILEDFPKSEGAKEVLELTNEILSLMSK; encoded by the coding sequence ATGAAAGTCATAGCCGTTTTAAACCAAAAGGGCGGAGCCGGTAAAACAACACTGGCCACGCATCTCGCAACCGCGCTCCGCTTGACCGGCCACACTGTCCTCCTGATCGACTCCGACCCACAGGGCAGTGCCCGTGACTGGGCTGCCGTCCGTGATGACCATCCACTCTCAGTTGTCGGCATGGACCGGCCCACCATCGAGCGAGACCTAAAGAGCATTGCTCCCGTGGATTTCGTCATCATCGACGGGGCACCCCAGGCGGCTGATTTGGCCGTATCGGCTATCAAGGCATCTGACTTTATCCTCATTCCCGTTCAACCCTCCCCCTATGACATTTGGGCCACCTCCGATCTGGTTGAACTGGTCAAGCAGCGCATCGAGATTACAGACGGCAAACTCCAAGCGGTGTTTGTGGTTTCGAGGGCCATTACGGGAACCAACATAGGAAAGGAAATCTCGGGCATCTTGGCTGGCTACGAACTGCCAGTTCTGGAAACCAAGATCCACCAAAGGGTCGATTACCCTGGCACCGCAGCCACGGGCTCCACAATCCTGGAAGACTTCCCCAAGTCCGAAGGTGCCAAAGAAGTCTTAGAGCTGACGAATGAAATTCTCAGCCTGATGAGTAAATGA
- a CDS encoding recombinase family protein translates to MATQHFNLIGYARVSTNGQDSQLQRDALQAAGCGRIFEDKISSRATARPGLVEALDHLRPTDTLCVWKLDRLGRSVKEVLTMADGLHDQGVGLRILTGTLTGTYSPTGEGKFFFVMMAAFAELERDMIRERTMAGLAAARAQGRTGGRPTVIDADTLAAAQARHANGESPTQIAKALGVSRASIYRHLPTNNT, encoded by the coding sequence ATGGCAACCCAGCATTTCAACCTCATCGGCTACGCCCGCGTCTCCACCAACGGGCAAGACTCCCAGCTCCAACGCGACGCCCTTCAAGCGGCGGGCTGCGGACGGATCTTTGAAGACAAGATCTCCAGCCGCGCCACCGCCCGCCCTGGACTCGTGGAAGCGCTCGATCATCTCCGTCCGACAGACACCCTGTGCGTATGGAAATTGGACCGCCTCGGCCGGTCGGTGAAGGAAGTGCTCACCATGGCCGACGGTCTCCACGACCAAGGGGTCGGCCTGCGCATTCTCACCGGAACCCTGACAGGAACCTACAGTCCGACGGGGGAAGGGAAATTCTTCTTCGTTATGATGGCCGCGTTCGCCGAACTTGAACGCGACATGATCCGCGAACGCACCATGGCCGGCCTCGCCGCAGCCCGCGCCCAAGGGCGCACTGGAGGTCGCCCCACCGTCATAGATGCCGACACCCTCGCAGCAGCCCAAGCCAGACATGCCAACGGGGAAAGCCCCACCCAGATCGCCAAAGCCCTGGGAGTCTCCCGGGCATCCATTTACCGCCACCTGCCCACCAACAACACCTGA
- a CDS encoding DUF4158 domain-containing protein, translated as MPVEFLSDDQVAVYGRFSGPVSQGELERFFFLDDRDLELVARRRGEGSRLGFGVQLGTLRFLGTFLDDPVAVPKAVVDFIATQLGIVDGSVLGDYVERSKTPYEHRWEIARVYGYRRLSEPETATEFRGFLTARAWTRAERPIQLFDQGVAWLRSERVLLPGVSMLARLIAEVRGAAGDRLSSVLAGRVSPDLGRSLDRLLTVPADSRSSGLERLRRAPTRASGPEMVRALERAAEIAKLGAGGVDLSEIPAGRVQMLARYGLSSDASMLRRMPEHRRWATLVATAGALQVSAVDDALDLFSVLMATKLIGPAVRASAKDRMRSLPHLRRASVTLAAAAKVILECVEDQGLGLDPAEAWTRLQAAISRERLMAAVATIEELAPDAGDDADQGQAELVKRYATVRPFVAVIAEVLPLDATPAGTALLNAVRGLGSLVGRKRVTRAELVDEVVVGSWRRLVSPSPESPEELVDHRAYTLCVLEALHRALRGVLVVMGTD; from the coding sequence ATGCCTGTTGAATTTCTTAGTGATGACCAAGTAGCTGTGTATGGCCGGTTCTCAGGGCCGGTCTCGCAGGGCGAGTTGGAACGGTTTTTCTTTCTTGACGACCGGGATCTGGAGTTGGTTGCTCGCCGTCGTGGCGAGGGTAGCCGGCTGGGTTTCGGGGTGCAGCTTGGAACACTGCGGTTCCTGGGGACGTTTCTTGATGACCCGGTGGCGGTACCGAAAGCGGTTGTTGATTTCATCGCGACGCAACTTGGAATCGTTGATGGTTCCGTTCTGGGAGATTATGTGGAGCGGTCAAAGACGCCCTACGAGCATCGCTGGGAGATAGCCCGGGTCTATGGGTACCGACGTTTGTCGGAGCCCGAGACTGCCACGGAATTCAGGGGTTTCCTGACGGCTCGTGCGTGGACGCGGGCCGAGCGGCCGATTCAGCTCTTTGACCAGGGCGTGGCGTGGCTCCGTTCGGAACGGGTGCTGCTTCCGGGTGTGAGCATGTTAGCCAGGCTCATCGCCGAGGTCAGGGGCGCGGCTGGCGATCGATTGTCTTCGGTGTTGGCGGGACGGGTTTCACCGGATCTTGGTCGTAGTCTTGATCGACTGCTGACGGTGCCAGCGGATTCCCGGTCCTCGGGGTTGGAGCGACTGCGCCGTGCCCCTACCCGGGCATCGGGGCCGGAGATGGTCCGTGCCTTGGAACGCGCTGCAGAGATCGCCAAGCTGGGTGCTGGCGGCGTTGATTTGAGCGAGATTCCGGCGGGGCGCGTCCAGATGCTGGCTCGCTACGGACTGTCATCGGATGCGTCGATGCTGAGGCGCATGCCGGAGCATCGCCGGTGGGCGACGTTGGTTGCAACCGCCGGGGCGCTGCAAGTATCGGCGGTCGATGATGCCCTGGATTTGTTCTCCGTTCTGATGGCGACCAAGCTCATCGGGCCCGCTGTGCGTGCATCAGCCAAGGACCGGATGCGATCCCTGCCCCACTTGAGGCGGGCGTCGGTGACCTTGGCGGCGGCGGCAAAGGTCATCCTTGAATGCGTCGAGGACCAAGGCTTGGGGTTGGACCCGGCAGAGGCTTGGACCCGATTGCAAGCGGCCATATCTCGGGAACGGCTGATGGCCGCGGTTGCGACCATTGAGGAACTGGCACCAGACGCAGGGGACGACGCGGACCAGGGGCAGGCGGAACTGGTGAAGCGATACGCCACCGTCCGCCCCTTTGTGGCGGTGATCGCTGAGGTCCTGCCGTTGGACGCAACGCCGGCAGGCACTGCGCTTTTGAACGCGGTGAGGGGCTTGGGGAGCCTGGTTGGACGCAAGCGGGTGACCCGGGCAGAGCTCGTGGACGAGGTTGTGGTCGGGTCGTGGCGGCGACTGGTGTCTCCCAGCCCGGAATCGCCGGAAGAACTGGTAGATCACCGGGCGTACACGCTGTGCGTACTGGAGGCGTTGCATCGGGCGTTACGTGGGGTCTTGGTAGTAATGGGGACGGATTGA
- a CDS encoding recombinase family protein yields the protein MLIGYARVSTADQNPEHQTDALARAGVDPANIYLDHASGAKASRPELDKALASANRAGDQLVITRLDRLGRSVLHLVTLGASLRERGVGLRVLEQGIDTTTAEGRAMFGMLSVLAELQRELIVANTRDGLAAARARGRTGGRRPKLTPDQAHHAQQLYDAGTHTVQRIADLLQVPRSTIYGHLNKASIGRRPTAKATLEA from the coding sequence ATGCTGATCGGATACGCGCGAGTCTCCACCGCTGACCAAAACCCTGAGCACCAAACAGATGCCCTGGCCCGCGCCGGTGTCGACCCGGCAAACATCTACCTCGACCATGCCAGCGGTGCCAAGGCCAGCAGGCCCGAGCTCGACAAGGCACTCGCCTCGGCCAACCGGGCCGGCGACCAGCTGGTCATCACCCGCCTGGACAGGCTCGGACGCTCGGTACTCCACCTGGTGACCCTCGGTGCATCCCTCCGCGAGCGTGGTGTGGGATTACGTGTCCTCGAGCAAGGCATCGACACCACGACCGCGGAAGGACGTGCGATGTTCGGAATGCTCTCCGTCCTGGCCGAACTCCAACGAGAACTCATCGTCGCCAACACCCGCGACGGACTCGCCGCCGCCCGTGCCCGCGGGCGAACAGGAGGAAGGCGCCCGAAGCTCACCCCCGACCAGGCCCACCACGCCCAGCAGCTCTACGACGCGGGGACCCATACGGTCCAACGCATCGCCGACCTTCTCCAGGTCCCGCGCTCCACCATTTACGGGCACCTCAATAAGGCAAGCATCGGACGGCGCCCCACCGCCAAAGCGACCCTGGAGGCTTAG
- a CDS encoding MFS transporter: MTQLPQNSYQAVLSRPQVPLTFSAALVGRLAYPLVFIPLLLAIEASTGSFAVAGAAVAGYGATAGFLAPLRAKAIDLFGPRRTLPVLTFFFSAFLMAIRAITASSEASPLLCTVLAGLAGAFAPPLGPVMRVLWKRLTDGPAMLKRALTLDAVIEEVLYLIGPAVAGLLIAVVPANTVLLLPAALVLIGTVGMVASGSLSDAPGGNAKKFSSPIEARQKLLASRPFLSLLAPVLGIGVALGIIYVAVPAFGEVQGNVAATGLILATFAAGSALGGILYGRFAWSLAPMRQLPLLAAGVAVGSIAMAVASGVVTLGIIAALTGLFL, translated from the coding sequence ATGACTCAATTACCCCAAAATTCCTATCAGGCTGTCCTCTCGCGCCCGCAAGTGCCACTAACTTTCAGTGCCGCACTTGTTGGGCGTTTGGCCTATCCCTTGGTTTTCATTCCCCTTTTGCTTGCGATCGAAGCGAGCACTGGATCTTTCGCGGTTGCCGGTGCGGCAGTTGCCGGCTATGGCGCTACTGCCGGATTCCTTGCACCGCTTCGGGCCAAGGCAATCGATCTGTTTGGTCCGCGCCGGACCTTGCCGGTCCTTACGTTCTTCTTCTCGGCGTTCCTGATGGCCATCAGGGCGATCACCGCTTCGTCTGAGGCCAGCCCCCTCCTATGTACGGTCTTGGCCGGGCTGGCGGGCGCTTTCGCGCCGCCACTCGGGCCTGTGATGAGGGTGCTCTGGAAACGGCTTACGGATGGGCCGGCGATGCTCAAACGCGCTTTGACGCTCGATGCCGTGATCGAAGAGGTTCTCTATCTCATTGGCCCGGCCGTAGCCGGTCTCCTCATCGCGGTAGTGCCGGCCAACACAGTATTACTGCTTCCAGCAGCTCTAGTCTTAATCGGTACGGTCGGCATGGTGGCCTCAGGTTCTCTCAGTGATGCACCCGGCGGCAACGCAAAGAAGTTCTCCTCGCCCATCGAGGCCCGCCAGAAGCTGCTCGCCTCTCGGCCATTTCTGAGCTTGCTCGCCCCTGTTCTTGGGATCGGCGTTGCCCTCGGCATCATCTATGTAGCGGTGCCTGCATTTGGTGAAGTGCAGGGCAATGTCGCAGCAACCGGTTTAATTCTCGCTACCTTCGCTGCTGGTAGCGCGTTGGGCGGAATCCTGTACGGTCGCTTTGCATGGAGTCTGGCACCCATGCGGCAACTGCCACTCCTAGCTGCCGGGGTTGCGGTGGGGTCAATCGCGATGGCCGTTGCTTCCGGCGTTGTTACCTTGGGGATCATCGCAGCATTGACGGGACTCTTTTTATAG
- a CDS encoding ribbon-helix-helix protein, CopG family → MERKLHGQPVSEAEIDQWVEEAEAGYDVEDLKARMGRPARGATASQVVPVRLTTEELAAVMERAEREHLNRSEAFRAALSSWAHTDNTLTSS, encoded by the coding sequence ATGGAACGAAAACTACACGGGCAGCCAGTCTCGGAGGCCGAGATCGACCAGTGGGTCGAGGAAGCCGAGGCAGGCTACGACGTCGAAGACCTCAAGGCCCGCATGGGGCGCCCCGCCAGGGGTGCAACCGCTTCGCAGGTTGTGCCCGTGCGCTTGACCACCGAGGAGCTTGCTGCAGTCATGGAACGCGCTGAGCGCGAGCATCTGAACCGCTCCGAGGCGTTCCGCGCTGCGCTGTCGAGCTGGGCGCACACAGACAACACGCTTACCAGCTCATGA